The Rouxiella sp. WC2420 region TCATAATCAGATCTGACAGAAATTGAGCAGTCTCGGAATTACCGGGCGGCAGGAACCCGCCCATTTCATTACTCAGAATTATTTTTCCAGAGCTTTTTTGACAGCATCGACCAACAGCGGGTCTTCCGGCGTCAAATCAGGTGCAAAGCGTTGGATAACCTTACCATCACGACCTACCAAAAACTTCTCGAAGTTCCACAAAATATTTTCTGGTTTCACAGGTTCGCGCCCTTTGCTCGCCAGAAGCTGATAAAATTCGCTCCCTTCTGGCAATATAGCCTTTGGCTGGGCCGTAATCAGTGACTTATATAAGGGATGACGCCCCTCGCCGTTGACTTCAATTTTACTGAACATCGGAAACTTGACGCCAAACTGCGTGCTGCAAAAGGTCTGAATCTCTTCTTCAGTGCCAGGCTCCTGAGCACCAAACTCATTGCAAGGGAATCCCAGCACTTCAAAACCCTTGTCATGCCAGGTCTGATAAAGGCTTTCAAGCCCCTCGTACTGCTTTGTCAGACCGCACTGCGAGGCAACATTTACTATTAGCAAAACTTCGCCTTCAAAAGCACCCAGCTTTGTCGCTTTGCCATCAATAGTGGTAAGCGAGGTATCATAAATTGCGTTACTCATAAGTCATTTCCTTTTTTGTGGAATGTAACAACTGTGAGGGATGTTTATTAAAGCCGAAACAGCTGCTGCTTCAGTTAATCATGCTTTTCTGCCCGGGATAAAAGCCAGATAAACAGCGGCGCACCCAGTACGGCAGTGACGACGCCAACCGGCAGCTCAGCCGAATAAAGGGCAACACGTGCGGTGACATCAGCCAGCAGCAATATACCTCCGCCCGCCAGTGCGCAGGCCGGGAGCAAACGACGCTGGTCGGTTATCCCTATCAGCCGCAGTAAGTGTGGGATTATCAAGCCAACAAAGCCAATCACCCCGGCAAGCGCGACGCTGATACCCACTGTCCAGCCTATCGCCAGAACCAGCACATTGCGCCAGACCACCACGGGTAAACCGAGCTGTTGCGCCTGACTAATGCCCAGCGCCAACAAATTAAGGGGGCGGCCCTGAAAACAAAGCCACAACACTACCGGCAAAAGCAGCAGGCCCAGCCAGGACTGACGCCAGTCGATACCGCCAAAACCGCCCATCATCCAGTACATTAGCTGGCGCACATCCAGGCTCGAACTAAAATACACGGCCCAGGTCATGGCTGCGCTACAGATAATGCCGATGGCCACGCCAACCAGCAGCAGGCGGGAATGCGCAAAAAGTCGGCGGCGGGCGAAATGCATTAGGAGAAAGGTCACCGCCAGCGCGCCTGAAATAGCGCTTAAGCTTATAGCCCATGACGGTAACAGACCGTGCCCCAGCATCACAGAAATTACCAAAGCCACGCCTGCGCCACTTGCGACGCCAAGCAAACCTGGCTCAGCCAATGAATTCTCGAACAGCGATTGCATTACTGCACCGGAAACGGCCAGCCCTGCCCCAACCAAAATCACGGCTAGCGCTCGAGGCAATCGAATTTGCCAGACAAAGAGTTTAGCGGAAGAAGTTAACCATTGATCTGGCCAAAACCAGCGATCGCCAGCACACAGGCTGAGAACCAGCACCACAGCCAGTAGCAGTGCCAATAGCCAAAGCCGCTGCCAGTCACGGCGCTTTTGCTGGCGCACAAGCTCGGTCAAGTTAGGAGAAGATGACATGTTTTGGGGACAGGCTCCTGAGACTTCTCGGTGATTATGTTCCCTATATTAAACAGTTAACGCCACATTTGAATGTTTAATGCCATACGATGATAAAAAGAGATAAAAAAAACCGCCACAGTTGAGTGCGACGGTTTTTTGAAAACTGAATTTAAAACGGCAATGTTAGCTGTGTGGACCGCTGGTTGGTGGGATCGGCGCACTACCATTGATACCGTGGGTGCCATTCCCCTGGTCGGGACGATCGCCCTGACCGTGCGGCTGTGGACGGCCGCCATTATTGTGCTTAGGAGGTGGTGCTGCATCCCAGCGATCGCCGTGCCAGTATTGCCCGCGATTGTTACGCTCGCCAATACGTTGATTGTGATGTTCACGCCACCACTGCGGTGAACGCCAGTCATAACCATCCCAGTAGTTACCATGACGGTCCTTGTCACCAATGTGCACAGAGACACCTGGAGCATTCACATTTATAGAAGCAGCCTGCACAAAGTTTACTTGTGCGATAGCAGGCAGAACCAATGCAACGCACAGCATTAAATGAGTTTTCTTCACAACGTCCACCTTAGTATTAATTTCTAAAAGTTTACTATCCGATAAATAATATATGACCTCAATAAAATGATAGCAGACTATAAGAATAATGCTGGCTTTCGCTGAAATTGCAGCATGATTACAATAAACATACAAATGTATCCCACCTGAAATAACTCAGCAGAATTGTGCGTAAATAACATTCAGTTTTCATAACTACGCTAACAACTCTTAACGTTAGTCTGACAACAGTTAATTTTTGTTTTATTTATAATTGGAACGTTTAATCAAACCAAGGAATAATTATGCGTCGTATATTGGCATTTGTTACCGTAGCTCTGGTCGCCTGTAGCCTAAGCGGCTGCTTATTCCCACCGTTCTGGGGCCCAGGTGGCGGCGGTGGTGGTGGTTATCATGGCGGTGGCGGCGGTGGCTGGCACGGTGGTGGCCCTCGTTAATAGCGATCTGATTTAACTTTTCAAATATTACTTATTCGACGAGATATTATTTGGCTTAAGTTAAAACGCTATCTAACTTTATACTAAGGGACTTCGGTCCCTTTTTTATTACCACTAAAAACTTCTTACAGACAGAAACTGTCACCTGTAGTTGTTAATAATGCTAGCGAATTATAAAGAGTAAATATTAAATTACCACCCAAATAATAAAACTCTTTCTTTCGCTGAGAAATTTAATCTATCAGACTAATCTTGAAGATCCCACTGCTTTAACGTTATCTTTTCACTTCTAGTAAATCCTTTTCATTAGACATATTTCTGTCATATTTCACCTCGCTTTTATCCCAGGTTACCGGCCAAATTTAAAGCAAAAAAAAAAGGCCGCATTCGCGGCCTTTTTATCACACTGATTTACTCTTTCGGAGTGGCATTTTCCACTCTGCTTTTCAACTTCTGTCCTGGACGGAAGGTCACCACACGGCGCGCCGTAATAGGAATGTCCTCGCCAGTTTTCGGGTTACGCCCCGGACGTTGGTTTTTGTCACGCAGATCAAAATTGCCAAAGCCAGACAATTTAACTTGTTCACCATTTTCCAAAGCACGACGTACCTCTTCAAAAAATAGCTCAACCAGGTCTTTGGCATCCCGTTTGCTCAGCCCGAGCTTTTCAAACAGGTGTTCTGACATTTCAGCTTTAGTAAGCGCCATAGGTTCAATCCCTCAAGGATGCTTGGAATCGCTGTTTTAGAGCCTCTACACATCTTGCAACAGTAGCGGCGATCTCCTCTTCTTCCAGTGTACGAGCGGTATCCTGCAATACCAGACTAATAGCCAGGCTTTTAAAACCTTCCGCTACGCCCCTGCCACGGTACACGTCAAATAAGTTTACGCCAACTACCTGATTTGCGCCAACTTTCTTACACTCTACCAAAATATCTTCTGCAGCGACGTTTTCAGGGACCACAACAGCGATGTCGCGACGGTTCGCCGGGAAGCGTGAAATCTCGCGCGCGTCAGGCAGGACGCGGTCTGCGAGCTTGTTCCACAACATTTCGAACACTACAGTTCGGCCATTGAGGTCAAGCTTACGTTCGAGTTCCGGATGCACTACCCCAATGAAACCAATGCGTTCGCCGTGTAAATAAATTGCAGCACTTTGTCCTGGATGCAACGCCGGGTTAGCTTCGGCCTTGAATTGGATATGATCCAATTTGCCGGTAAGTTCTAGAATCGCTTCAAGATCACCCTTCAAATCGTAGTAGTCAACCGCATTGCGCGCCAGATCCCAGTGTTCCTCGCTGCGATGACCCGAGATCACACCAGACAGCATGACATCCTGACGGATACCCAAATATGCTGCGGAATCAGGTACAAAACGCAGGCCGCTTTCGAACAGGCGCACACGACTTTGCTGGCGATTCTGGTTGTAAACCACTGATGAGAGCAAGCCAGTCCACAGTGACAGGCGCATCGCTGACATTTCTACCGAGATTGGACTTGGCAGCATTAGCACTTCTTCACCCGGATGCAGCAATTGCTGAACCTTAGGATCGACAAAGCTGTAGGTGATCGCTTCCTGGAAACCGCGATCAACTAAAAGATTTTTCACACGTTTCAGCGAAAGATCGGCCTCACGATGCTGAGTCATTTCCAGATTCGCTTTGACCGGCACATCTGGAATATTGTTGTAGCCGTATACGCGTGCGACTTCTTCAATCAAATCTTCTTCGATTTGCATATCGAAACGCCAGCTTGGCGCAACAGCTATCCAGGTATCAGCCTTAACGTCGACTTCACAGCCCAGACGTTGCAAGATATCAGTGACCTGAGCATCTTCAACGTGGTGACCAATCACACGATCCAGCTTTTCACGGCGCAGAGTGATTTTGGCCGCTTTCGGCAGTGTCGCTTCATTGCTTGCATCAATTACCGGACCAGCCTGGCCGCCGCAAATTTCCAGTAACAACGCGGTAGCACGTTCCATGGCTTTATATTGCAGCTGTGAGTCAACACCGCGTTCGTAGCGATGTGAAGCATCCGTGTGCAGGCCCTGACGGCGAGCGCGACCGGTGATTGACAGCGGATTGAAGAAAGCACACTCCAGCAACACGTCTTGAGTCTGTTCATTGACGCCGGAATGCTCGCCGCCGAAAATACCGCCCATTGCCAGCGCTTTCTTATGGTCGGCAATGACCAGCACGTCGTCGTTCAGCTTGGCAGTGGTACCATCGAGCAGAGTCAGAGTTTCGTCTTTCTGCGCCAGACGCACTACGATGCCGCCTTCAATGCGATTCAGATCGAAAGCGTGCATGGGTTGGCCCAGTTCGAGCAGCACATAGTTGGTGACATCGACAACCGGATCGATAGAACGAATCCCGCAGCGGCGCAGTTTTTCGGTCATCCACAGCGGAGTCGCGGCAGCAACGTTAATCCCTTTAACCACACGGCCCAAATAGCGCGGACAGGCGTCACTCGCCTGAACATCGATTGGCAGCGTATCGGTAATGGTCGCAGCAACCGGTGACATGTCTGGCTCGGTCAGTGGCAGCTGGCTTACAACAGCAACATCACGGGCAATACCGATGATACCAAGACAATCAGCGCGGTTAGGCGTGACGCTGATTTCAATAGTGTTGTCATCAAGCTGCAAGAATTCGCGGATATCAGTGCCAATTGGCGCATCCAGCGGCAGTTCGATAATGCCTTCACTTTCGACATCGATACCCAATTCTGAGAACGAGCACAGCATGCCTTCTGAAGGTTCGCCGCGAAGTTTGGCTGCCTTGATTTTAAAATCGCCCGGCAGAACAGCACCCACGGTCGCCACGGCCACTTTTAAGCCTTGACGGCAGTTTGGTGCGCCGCAAACGATGTCTAGCAGGCGATCGCCACCCACGTTTATTTTAGTTACGCGCAGCTTATCGGCATTTGGGTGCTGGCCGCATTCGACCACTTCACCCACCACCACGCCGTGGAAGGCACCGGCCACTGCTTCAACGCCGTCAACTTCCAGACCGGCCATAGTAATTTGTTCGGATAATGCTTCGCTGTTGATGGCTGGGTTTACCCACTCACGCAACCAGAGTTCACTGAATTTCATGTGATATTCCCGCCTTACTTAAACTGTTTGAGGAAACGCAGATCGTTTTCGAAGAACGCACGCAAATCGGTCACGCCGTAACGCAGCATGGTCAGACGCTCCATGCCCATGCCGAACGCAAAACCGGAGTAGATCTCAGGATCGATACCCACATTACGCAACACGTTTGGGTGCACCATGCCACAGCCCAGTACCTCGAGCCATTTGCCGTTCTTGCCCATTACATCGACTTCTGCAGAAGGTTCGGTGAACGGGAAATATGAAGGGCGGAAACGAATCTGCAAATCAGCTTCAAAGAAGTTATTCAGGAAATCGTGCAGCGTACCTTTCAGATTGCTGAAGCTGATATTTTTATCAACGATCAGGCCTTCCATCTGATGGAACATCGGGGTGTGAGTCTGGTCGTAATCGTTACGATAAACGCGGCCCGGTGCAATGATGCGAATAGGCGGCTGCTGCTCTTTCATGGTACGAATCTGCACGCCAGAAGTTTGGGTGCGCAGCAAACGGGTGGCATCAAACCAGAAGGTATCGTGATCGGCACGCGCCGGATGATGGCCAGGAATATTCAGCGCATCAAAGTTGTGATAGTCATCTTCAATTTCCGGACCGGTCTCAACAGAGAAACCTAATTCGCCGAAGAAAGTCTCAATGCGGTCGATGGTGCGAGTCACCGGATGTAAACCACCATTTTCGATACGGCGGCCAGGCAGTGAGACATCGATAGTCTCTTCAGCCAGTCGAGCATTCAGCGCGGAAGACTCCAGGTCGTGTTTGCGGGCATTCAGCGCATCCTGAACTTCCTGCTTGGCCTGGTTGATTACTGCACCGGCTGCTGGACGTTCTTCCGCTGGCAGTTCGCGCAGTGAAGTCATCTGAAGGGTCAAATGCCCTTTTTTACCTAAATACTCGACGCGCACTAAATCCAGCGCGGCGACGTCCTGGGCACTCTCTACGGCGGCCTTGGCGTTGGCAACCAGTTCTGCGAGATGTGACATTGCTTTCCTCTTCTTCTGGCCGATGTGACCCGATGTGAAATAAAAGTATGAGTAACTGATTTTCGAAAGGTAATAGCAAAAAAAAAGCCTCCACAGGGGAGGCTTTAGCGCTAGTTTCCGTTTCTTCTCTTACGCGCGAAAGCCTTCCTGAGTCAGGCGCTAAAGTAAAAAAAGAAGCGGAAAATAGCAGCATTCATGCTTGCATTACCTTAAATATTTACGATGTTATCGACGTAATAATGTTATCAACGCAATATAAAAGAGGGAGCAAGCTCCCTCTTTCACCTGACTTACGCCAGAGCTGCTCTCGCTTTTTCGACCAGTGCAGAGAATGCCACTTTATCGAATACTGCGATATCAGCCAAAATCTTACGGTCAATTTCAATAGAAGCTTTTTTCAAGCCATTGATGAATTTGCTGTAAGACATGTCGTTCTGACGAGCTGCTGCGTTGATACGCGCGATCCACAGCTGACGGAACTGACGTTTCTTTTGACGACGGTCACGGTAAGCGTATTGACCAGCTTTGATAACAGCCTGGAATGCAACACGATATACGCGCGAACGGGCACCGTAGTAACCTTTCGCCTGCTTTAAAATTTTCTTGTGACGTGCACGTGCAATCACACCACGTTTTACGCGAGCCATATGCTCTCCTGAGTTTTATTCTTGATTAAAAAAAGTGATATATCTTTAAAGATATATTTTTAAGCGTACGGCAAACATGCAGCAACGAGACCCAAATCGTTCTTGGATACCATGCCTTTTGGACGCAGGTGACGTTTACGCTTAGTCGATTTTTTGGTCAGAATGTGACGCAGGTTAGCGTGCTTACGCTTAAAACCGCCATTGGCAGTCTTTTTGAAGCGTTTAGCGGCGCCGCGTACTGTTTTGATCTTTGGCATTATTAATAATTCCACTTCGCATTGTTAATAACATGAATCAGTAAGGCGAACATGACCCACAGCGTGCAAGCACACTGTGGGTCAGGCTACTTGTAGAGCCTTATTGTTTCTTCTTGGGTGCGAGCACCATAATCATCTGACGGCCTTCGATCTTCGTAGGGAAGGATTCGACCACTGCCAGATCAATATCTTCACACAGGTCTTTACGGACGCGGTTAAGCACTTCCATACCGATCTGCTGGTGCGCCATTTCACGACCGCGGAAACGCAGTGTGATTTTGGCTTTATCGCCATCTTCCAGAAAGCGAATCAGGTTGCGTAGTTTGACCTGATAGTCGCCATCATCGGTACCAGGTCGGAATTTAATTTCCTTAACCTGAATAACTTTTTGTTTCTTTTTCTGTTCTTTGGTCGATTTGCTCTTCTCGTAGAGGAACTTGCCGTAATCCATGATTCGGCAAACCGGCGGCTCGGCATTCGGACTGATTTCTACTAAATCAACACCAGCTTCCTCAGCTTTTTCAAGAGCTTCATTCAGACTCACAATCCCAAGGGGTTCGCCATCGATACCTGTGAGGCGAACTTCTTGCGCGCGAATTTCTCTGTTAATGCGATTTGGACGCGCCGGTTGAACTCGTTTTCCGCCTTTAATACTTTATTCCTCCAGTTGATGAAGACTTCTGCTGCGGATCTCCGCCAACAGTTTGTCTACGACTTCGCTAACGTCGATGCTTCCCAAGTCTTTGCCACGGCGAGTACGAACGGCAACTTTGCCTGATTCGACCTCTTTATCGCCACAAACTAACATGTAGGGAACACGACGCAGCGTGTGCTCGCGGATTTTAAAGCCAATCTTCTCATTTCTCAAGTCGGCTTTAACGCGAATACCTGCATCTTGCAGTTTTTTTGTCAATTCTTCGACGTAAGGCGCTTGTGAATCAGTAATATTCATCACAACTGCCTGTACCGGTGCAATCCAGGTTGGGAAAAAGCCCGCGTATTCTTCGGTCAGAATACCAATGAAGCGTTCCATTGAACCCAAAATTGCTCGGTGAATCATTACCGGGGTTTTACGATCGTTGCTTTCGCCGATGTAAGTTGCGTCTAAACGCTCAGGTAATGAAAAGTCGAGCTGCACGGTACCACACTGCCACGCACGATCCAAACAATCATGCAAGGTAAATTCAATTTTAGGACCATAGAACGCCCCTTCACCCGGCTGATATTCGAAAGCGATGTTATTTTCGACTAATGCAGCGGCGAGGTCGGCTTCTGCGCGATCCCAGGTTTCGTCTGTGCCGATACGCTTGGCAGGACGGGTCGACAGCTTGACCACAACCTTTTCAAAACCGAAAGTGCTGTACACATCGTAGACCATTTTGATGCAGCTATTCACTTCATCACGAACCTGTTCTTCAGTACAGAAGATATGGGCATCGTCCTGAGTGAAACCACGAACGCGCATCAAACCGTGCAAGGCACCTGACGGCTCGTTACGGTGGCAGCTACCAAATTCGGCCATACGCAGTGGCAGATCGCGATAAGACTTCAACCCTTGGTTGAAAATCTGTACGTGACCCGGGCAGTTCATTGGCTTGATACAGTATTCACGGTTCTCGGAAGAGGTAGTGAACATCGCATCTTTATAGTTGTCCCAATGGCCGGTTTTTTCCCACAGCACACGGTCCATCATGAACGGGCCTTTGACTTCCTGATACTGATAAGACTTCAGCTTCATACGCACGAAGGCTTCCAGCTCGCGGAAGATAGTCCAGCCGTCATTGTGCCAGAACACCATACCAGGCGCTTCTTCCTGCATATGATAGAGGTCAAGGGCTTTACCGATTTTACGGTGGTCACGCTTGCCCGCTTCTTCAAGACGCTGCAGGTAGGAATTCAACTGCTTTTTATCAGCCCAGGCAGTGCCGTAAATACGCTGCAACATTTTATTGTCGCTGTCACCACGCCAGTAAGCACCAGACGTTTTCTGCAGCTTGAAATGGTGGCAGAAACGCATGTTTGGCACGTGTGGACCACGACACATATCAACGTATTCTTCATGATGATACAGGCCTGGACGATCGTCGTGGCTGATATTTTCATCAAGAATGGCAATCTTGTACTGCTCGCCGCGACCTTCAAAGGTATCGCGCGCTTCCTGCCAGCTGACTTTCTTTTTAATAACGTCGTAATTCTTTTCAGCCAGTTCGTGCATGCGCTTTTCAAGCAGATCGATATCTTCCTGAGTCAGCGTGTGGTCCAAGTCTACATCGTAGTAAAAACCGTTGTCGATTGTAGGACCGATAGCCATCTTGGTGTTAGGCCAAA contains the following coding sequences:
- the pheS gene encoding phenylalanine--tRNA ligase subunit alpha produces the protein MSHLAELVANAKAAVESAQDVAALDLVRVEYLGKKGHLTLQMTSLRELPAEERPAAGAVINQAKQEVQDALNARKHDLESSALNARLAEETIDVSLPGRRIENGGLHPVTRTIDRIETFFGELGFSVETGPEIEDDYHNFDALNIPGHHPARADHDTFWFDATRLLRTQTSGVQIRTMKEQQPPIRIIAPGRVYRNDYDQTHTPMFHQMEGLIVDKNISFSNLKGTLHDFLNNFFEADLQIRFRPSYFPFTEPSAEVDVMGKNGKWLEVLGCGMVHPNVLRNVGIDPEIYSGFAFGMGMERLTMLRYGVTDLRAFFENDLRFLKQFK
- the btuC gene encoding vitamin B12 ABC transporter permease BtuC; the protein is MSSSPNLTELVRQQKRRDWQRLWLLALLLAVVLVLSLCAGDRWFWPDQWLTSSAKLFVWQIRLPRALAVILVGAGLAVSGAVMQSLFENSLAEPGLLGVASGAGVALVISVMLGHGLLPSWAISLSAISGALAVTFLLMHFARRRLFAHSRLLLVGVAIGIICSAAMTWAVYFSSSLDVRQLMYWMMGGFGGIDWRQSWLGLLLLPVVLWLCFQGRPLNLLALGISQAQQLGLPVVVWRNVLVLAIGWTVGISVALAGVIGFVGLIIPHLLRLIGITDQRRLLPACALAGGGILLLADVTARVALYSAELPVGVVTAVLGAPLFIWLLSRAEKHD
- the infC gene encoding translation initiation factor IF-3, whose translation is MKGGKRVQPARPNRINREIRAQEVRLTGIDGEPLGIVSLNEALEKAEEAGVDLVEISPNAEPPVCRIMDYGKFLYEKSKSTKEQKKKQKVIQVKEIKFRPGTDDGDYQVKLRNLIRFLEDGDKAKITLRFRGREMAHQQIGMEVLNRVRKDLCEDIDLAVVESFPTKIEGRQMIMVLAPKKKQ
- the pheT gene encoding phenylalanine--tRNA ligase subunit beta yields the protein MKFSELWLREWVNPAINSEALSEQITMAGLEVDGVEAVAGAFHGVVVGEVVECGQHPNADKLRVTKINVGGDRLLDIVCGAPNCRQGLKVAVATVGAVLPGDFKIKAAKLRGEPSEGMLCSFSELGIDVESEGIIELPLDAPIGTDIREFLQLDDNTIEISVTPNRADCLGIIGIARDVAVVSQLPLTEPDMSPVAATITDTLPIDVQASDACPRYLGRVVKGINVAAATPLWMTEKLRRCGIRSIDPVVDVTNYVLLELGQPMHAFDLNRIEGGIVVRLAQKDETLTLLDGTTAKLNDDVLVIADHKKALAMGGIFGGEHSGVNEQTQDVLLECAFFNPLSITGRARRQGLHTDASHRYERGVDSQLQYKAMERATALLLEICGGQAGPVIDASNEATLPKAAKITLRREKLDRVIGHHVEDAQVTDILQRLGCEVDVKADTWIAVAPSWRFDMQIEEDLIEEVARVYGYNNIPDVPVKANLEMTQHREADLSLKRVKNLLVDRGFQEAITYSFVDPKVQQLLHPGEEVLMLPSPISVEMSAMRLSLWTGLLSSVVYNQNRQQSRVRLFESGLRFVPDSAAYLGIRQDVMLSGVISGHRSEEHWDLARNAVDYYDLKGDLEAILELTGKLDHIQFKAEANPALHPGQSAAIYLHGERIGFIGVVHPELERKLDLNGRTVVFEMLWNKLADRVLPDAREISRFPANRRDIAVVVPENVAAEDILVECKKVGANQVVGVNLFDVYRGRGVAEGFKSLAISLVLQDTARTLEEEEIAATVARCVEALKQRFQASLRD
- the ihfA gene encoding integration host factor subunit alpha, encoding MALTKAEMSEHLFEKLGLSKRDAKDLVELFFEEVRRALENGEQVKLSGFGNFDLRDKNQRPGRNPKTGEDIPITARRVVTFRPGQKLKSRVENATPKE
- a CDS encoding DUF2502 domain-containing protein; translation: MKKTHLMLCVALVLPAIAQVNFVQAASINVNAPGVSVHIGDKDRHGNYWDGYDWRSPQWWREHHNQRIGERNNRGQYWHGDRWDAAPPPKHNNGGRPQPHGQGDRPDQGNGTHGINGSAPIPPTSGPHS
- the thrS gene encoding threonine--tRNA ligase, with amino-acid sequence MPVITLPDGSQRQFDHPVSPYDVALDIGPGLAKACIAGRVNGELVDAGDLIENDAQLAIITAKDDAGLEILRHSCAHLLGHAIKQLWPNTKMAIGPTIDNGFYYDVDLDHTLTQEDIDLLEKRMHELAEKNYDVIKKKVSWQEARDTFEGRGEQYKIAILDENISHDDRPGLYHHEEYVDMCRGPHVPNMRFCHHFKLQKTSGAYWRGDSDNKMLQRIYGTAWADKKQLNSYLQRLEEAGKRDHRKIGKALDLYHMQEEAPGMVFWHNDGWTIFRELEAFVRMKLKSYQYQEVKGPFMMDRVLWEKTGHWDNYKDAMFTTSSENREYCIKPMNCPGHVQIFNQGLKSYRDLPLRMAEFGSCHRNEPSGALHGLMRVRGFTQDDAHIFCTEEQVRDEVNSCIKMVYDVYSTFGFEKVVVKLSTRPAKRIGTDETWDRAEADLAAALVENNIAFEYQPGEGAFYGPKIEFTLHDCLDRAWQCGTVQLDFSLPERLDATYIGESNDRKTPVMIHRAILGSMERFIGILTEEYAGFFPTWIAPVQAVVMNITDSQAPYVEELTKKLQDAGIRVKADLRNEKIGFKIREHTLRRVPYMLVCGDKEVESGKVAVRTRRGKDLGSIDVSEVVDKLLAEIRSRSLHQLEE
- the rpmI gene encoding 50S ribosomal protein L35; the encoded protein is MPKIKTVRGAAKRFKKTANGGFKRKHANLRHILTKKSTKRKRHLRPKGMVSKNDLGLVAACLPYA
- the rplT gene encoding 50S ribosomal protein L20 encodes the protein MARVKRGVIARARHKKILKQAKGYYGARSRVYRVAFQAVIKAGQYAYRDRRQKKRQFRQLWIARINAAARQNDMSYSKFINGLKKASIEIDRKILADIAVFDKVAFSALVEKARAALA
- the pheM gene encoding pheST operon leader peptide PheM, with product MNAAIFRFFFYFSA
- a CDS encoding glutathione peroxidase gives rise to the protein MSNAIYDTSLTTIDGKATKLGAFEGEVLLIVNVASQCGLTKQYEGLESLYQTWHDKGFEVLGFPCNEFGAQEPGTEEEIQTFCSTQFGVKFPMFSKIEVNGEGRHPLYKSLITAQPKAILPEGSEFYQLLASKGREPVKPENILWNFEKFLVGRDGKVIQRFAPDLTPEDPLLVDAVKKALEK